From Centropristis striata isolate RG_2023a ecotype Rhode Island chromosome 16, C.striata_1.0, whole genome shotgun sequence, a single genomic window includes:
- the tyro3 gene encoding tyrosine-protein kinase receptor TYRO3, protein MKLVLCVLVCFLQCPGGSGGPGVAFTKHPSNQTVSQGNAARLGCAVQGVSEPDITWMKDGEKLYSTDQMFITLGEQHWETYHSVKSVQQQDAGQYWCEVEFHGLTFSSERAWITVEGVPHFVSEPQDVSTLPNAAFNLTCAAVGPPEPVEVLWWLGGMQEGEPRPSPSVLHVPGVNSSVKFYCEAKNTRGISVSRTGTVYIKVLPAAPSELKVVRAENNVTLTWKPGFTGHSELSTCRLQLSRRAARRWDLPQQEVQVPPHLQVLSGLRSHSNYSVRVLCVNEVGVSPFSSWLTFTTPESVPTAAPGNLTFDLSEQQLNLRWTQLTEDELQGRLLAYKLQWTLKGETQDPLLFKENVAQLSGGGRFFNASFQVSACTVVGCGPWSPPVLVLPASVQVQVQRSHMWVGLLLGLLVATVVALLLSVIAQRRGKETQFGSAFKSPGPESSVSFTAARSFSRSCELQESTLDSLGINDDLKNKLQDVLIPERLLTLGHMLGKGEFGSVREAFLKADESSVQKVAVKVLKSDITSSGDIEQCLKEAAYMKDFHHPNVIQLIGVSLHRRPGQRLPIPMVVLPFMKHGDLHTFLLLSRLGEHPFDLSLQTLVQFMLDISRGMEYLSSRSIIHRDLAARNCMLNENMTVCVADFGLSKKIYSGDYYRQGSVSKLPVKWIALESLADNVYTTQSDVWAFGVTMWEIMTRGQTPYPGVENSEIYEFLIKGERLKKPPDCRDDIYDIMHSCWSPVPRCRPSFQQLVVQLEALWLSLTPAAAPNEYTLYVNLEGEEGVALGGAPGLEVASAPGWSVPWQRRAEDEEKDWLMVGSGAALAIGGDYRYIIGPRSAADDQEGGAAAMRAESSDTIQEEVRDEDDDVVINV, encoded by the exons ATGAAGctggttctgtgtgttttggtgtgtttccTGCAGTGCCCCGGAGGGAGCGGCGGGCCCG GCGTGGCGTTCACCAAGCACCCGTCCAATCAGACGGTGTCTCAGGGGAACGCGGCGAGGCTGGGCTGCGCCGTGCAGGGCGTCTCAGAGCCCGACATCacctggatgaaggatggagaaAAACTGTACAGCACCGACCAGATGTTCATCACCCTGGGAGAGCAGCACTGGGAGACATACCACAG TGTGAAGTCGGTCCAGCAGCAGGATGCGGGTCAGTACTGGTGTGAGGTGGAGTTCCATGGACTCACGTTCTCGTCGGAACGGGCCTGGATCACGGTGGAAG GTGTGCCTCACTTTGTCTCGGAGCCTCAGGACGTGTCCACGCTCCCCAATGCCGCCTTCAACCTGACCTGCGCCGCCGTTGGCCCGCCGGAGCCAGTGGAGGTGCTGTGGTGGCTGGGCGGCATGCAGGAGGGCGAGCCCCGCCCCTCGCCCTCTGTCCTCCACGTCCCAG gagtGAACAGCAGTGTGAAGTTTTACTGTGAAGCGAAGAACACCAGAGGAATCTCCGTCTCCAGAACAGGAACTGTTTATATTAAAG TGCTGCCGGCGGCACCAAGCGAGCTGAAGGTCGTCAGAGCGGAAAACAACGTCACGCTAACGTGGAAACCAGGATTCACAGGACACTCTGAGCTGTCTACCTGCAGactgcag CTATCGAGGCGTGCAGCCCGGAGGTGGGACCTCCCTCAGCAGGAGGTGCAGGTTCCTCCTCACCTTCAGGTCCTCTCCGGTCTGAGGAGTCACTCCAACTACAGCGTGAGAGTCTTGTGTGTCAACGAAGTCGGAGTGTCTCCTTTCAGCTCCTGGCTGACCTTCACCACCCCCGAGTCAG TGCCGACGGCGGCGCCAGGGAATTTGACCTTCGACCTGTCGGAACAGCAGCTGAACCTGAGGTGGACACAGCTGACGGAGGACGAGCTGCAGGGACGCCTGCTCGCATACAAGCTGCAGTGGACTCTGAAAGGAGAGACACAG GACCCTCTGCTGTTTAAGGAGAACGTGGCTCAGCTGTCAGGAGGAGGTCGTTTCTTTAATGCCTCCTTCCAGGTGTCGGCATGCACGGTGGTGGGCTGCGGCCCCTGGAGCCCCCCCGTGCTGGTGCTGCCTGCCTCAG TGCAGGTCCAGGTGCAGCGGAGCCACATGTGGGTCGGCCTGCTGCTCGGCCTGCTTGTCGCCACCGTGGTCGCTCTGCTGCTCAGCGTGATTGCTCAGCGCCGTGGCAAGGAGACGCAGTTTGG ctcggCTTTTAAGTCTCCAGGTCCTGAGAGTTCGGTTTCGTTCACGGCGGCGCGTTCGTTCAGTCGGAGCTGTGAGCTGCAGGAGTCGACCT TGGACAGTCTCGGTATAAACGACGACCTGAAGAACAAACTGCAGGACGTCCTGATTCCAGAGAGGCTGCTCACACTGGGACACATGCTGGGgaaag gtgAGTTCGGCTCGGTGCGGGAGGCGTTCCTGAAGGCAGACGAGTCGTCTGTCCAGAAGGTGGCGGTCAAAGTGCTGAAGT CTGACATCACTTCGTCAGGTGACATCGagcagtgtctgaaggaggcgGCCTACATGAAGGACTTCCACCACCCCAACGTCATTCAGCTGATCG GAGTGAGTCTTCACCGGCGTCCCGGCCAGCGGCTGCCAATCCCGATGGTGGTTCTCCCATTCATGAAGCACGGAGACCTTCACACGTTCCTGCTGCTGTCCCGGCTCGGAGAGCACCCCTTC GACCTGTCCCTGCAGACCCTGGTGCAGTTCATGTTGGACATATCTCGGGGGATGGAGTACCTGAGCAGTCGCAGCATCATCCACAGAGACCTCGCCGCCCGAAACTGCAT GCTGAACGAgaacatgactgtgtgtgttgcagacTTCGGTCTCTCTAAGAAGATCTACAGTGGAGATTATTACCGACAGGGTTCAGTTTCTAAACTTCCTGTGAAGTGGATCGCTCTGGAAAGTCTCGCAGACAATGTGTACACGACACAGAGCGAcgtg tGGGCGTTTGGTGTGACCATGTGGGAGATCATGACTCGGGGTCAGACGCCGTACCCTGGCGTGGAGAACTCTGAGATCTACGAGTTTCTGATCAAAGGAGAACGACTGAAGAAACCTCCGGACTGCAGAGACGACAT TTATGACATCATGCACAGCTGTTGGAGTCCTGTCCCGAGGTGTCGTCCCAGTTTCCAGCAGCTGGTCGTCCAGCTGGAGGCACTGTGGCTCAGCCTGACGCCTGCCGCCGCGCCCAACGAGTACACGCTCTACGTCAAcctggagggggaggagggggtggcGCTGGGCGGGGCCCCGGGGCTCGAGGTGGCATCTGCGCCCGGCTGGAGCGTCCCCTGGCAGCGGCGGGCGGAGGATGAGGAGAAGGACTGGCTGATGGTCGGCTCCGGTGCTGCGCTCGCCATCGGAGGAGACTACAGGTACATAATCGGGCCCCGCAGCGCCGCAGACGACCAGGAGGGGGGGGCGGCGGCGATGAGGGCGGAGTCTTCGGACACGATACAGGAAGAGGTCAGAGATGAGGACGATGATGTCGTCATTAAtgtctga
- the lrrc57 gene encoding leucine-rich repeat-containing protein 57 encodes MGNSALKSHLETSQKTGVFQLTGKHLQEFPEELQRLTSNLRTVDLSGNKIEILPEAVGNFLQLKSLTLNHNRLAGLPADIGKLKKLETLSLSGNRIQQLPPTMGQLRALRTLNLSGNQISEFPSGLGSLRHLDLLDLSRNQIRSVPAAVSELQAIEMNLNQNQISVLAEEVSLCPRLKVLRLEENCLDLSSVPVSVLRDSQVSLFSVEGNLFEVKNLRDLDGYDKYMERFTATKKKFT; translated from the exons ATGGGGAACAGTGCTCTGAAGTCTCACCTGGAAACATCTCAGAAGACCGGAGTGTTCCAGCTGACGGGGAAGCACCTGCaggag ttCCCTGAGGAGCTCCAGAGACTGACCTCTAACCTGCGGACCGTCGACCTCTCAGGGAACAAGATCGAGATCCTACCTGAAGCTGTCGGCAACTTCCTGCAGCTGAAGAGCCTCACACTGAACCATAACAGGctgg CTGGCCTCCCCGCTGACATCGGGAAGTTGAAGAAGCTGGAGACTCTGAGTCTGAGTGGGAACCGGATCCAGCAGCTGCCCCCCACCATGGGCCAGCTCCGGGCCCTGCGGACCCTCAACCTGTCTGGGAACCAGATCTCAGAGTTCCCCTCTGGACTAGGGTCCCTGAGACACCTGGACCTGCTGGACCTGTCCCGCAACCAGATCAGGAGCGTCCCCGCCGCCGTGTCCGAGCTGCAGGCCATCGAGATGAACCTCAACCAGAACCAG ATCTCGGTCCTGGCGGAGGAGGTGTCCCTCTGTCCTCGTCTGAAGGTTCTGCGTCTGGAGGAGAACTGTCTGGATCTGTCTTCGGTCCCTGTGTCGGTCCTCAGGGACTCTCAggtgtctctgttctctgtggaGGGGAACTTGTTCGAGGTCAAGAACCTTCGAGACCTGGACGGGTACGACAAG TACATGGAGCGCTTCACAGCCACGAAGAAGAAGTTCACCTGA